A stretch of Cytophagales bacterium DNA encodes these proteins:
- a CDS encoding nuclear transport factor 2 family protein — MQEHHDLIEKFYTAFQEQDAETMASCYHEEVTFSDPVFNLKGKEVGAMWAMLIERSKGNLVIHFDRVMADETSGFCHWEAHYPFSKTGRKVHNQIKATFRFQDGKIIEHHDHFDFWKWSRMALGVSGTLMGWTPMVQNKVKAMANEGLQKFMAR, encoded by the coding sequence ATGCAGGAACACCACGATCTTATTGAGAAATTTTATACGGCCTTTCAGGAGCAGGATGCCGAAACCATGGCAAGCTGCTATCATGAGGAAGTCACCTTCTCAGACCCGGTTTTTAATCTGAAAGGAAAAGAAGTGGGTGCCATGTGGGCCATGTTAATTGAAAGGTCTAAAGGAAATCTGGTGATCCACTTTGATCGGGTCATGGCAGATGAAACCAGTGGATTCTGTCATTGGGAAGCTCATTATCCATTTTCAAAGACTGGTCGCAAGGTCCATAACCAAATCAAAGCAACTTTTCGATTTCAGGATGGGAAGATCATCGAACACCACGATCACTTTGACTTCTGGAAATGGAGTAGGATGGCCCTTGGAGTTTCCGGTACACTGATGGGATGGACGCCAATGGTCCAGAATAAAGTCAAGGCCATGGCAAATGAGGGACTTCAGAAATTCATGGCGCGTTGA
- a CDS encoding NAD-dependent deacylase encodes MKIVVLTGAGVSAESGIRTFRDSGGLWEGHDVMEVASPEGWRKNPEMVMDFYNQRRKQALEVKPNAAHIELAQLERDYEVLIITQNVDDLHEKAGSANVMHLHGELFKCRSSVDESLVYDMDGWELKIGDTCEKGSQLRPHIVWFGEMVPMIEPAAAECMTADIFMVVGTSLQVYPAAGLIDYARPDIPKFLIDPNTPSLSGYQNLKIYQEPATTGVKEAVNFIKEQYPV; translated from the coding sequence ATGAAAATTGTCGTGCTAACGGGAGCGGGTGTGAGTGCCGAAAGTGGCATTCGTACCTTTCGAGATTCCGGTGGACTTTGGGAAGGACACGACGTGATGGAAGTGGCCTCTCCGGAAGGCTGGCGGAAGAATCCTGAAATGGTGATGGATTTCTATAATCAGCGCCGTAAGCAAGCACTGGAGGTAAAACCTAACGCGGCACATATCGAATTAGCACAACTAGAGCGTGACTATGAAGTGCTCATCATTACTCAAAATGTAGATGACCTGCATGAAAAGGCGGGTTCTGCCAATGTGATGCACTTGCACGGAGAACTGTTCAAATGCAGAAGCTCTGTGGACGAATCTTTGGTTTACGACATGGATGGTTGGGAATTGAAGATAGGAGACACTTGCGAAAAAGGAAGTCAGTTAAGGCCACATATCGTTTGGTTTGGAGAGATGGTGCCAATGATTGAGCCTGCTGCTGCTGAATGTATGACGGCAGATATTTTTATGGTGGTAGGCACTTCACTGCAAGTTTACCCTGCTGCTGGGCTGATTGATTATGCCCGACCTGATATTCCGAAATTTCTAATTGATCCCAATACCCCATCGCTTTCTGGCTACCAAAACCTGAAAATCTATCAGGAACCTGCCACAACAGGTGTGAAAGAAGCGGTTAACTTTATCAAGGAGCAATATCCGGTTTAA
- a CDS encoding VOC family protein, with translation MSDKEPKITGIGGVFFKSQNSISLKNWYAKSFSLNVDEYGALFEARQSTDPEKMQYLQWGPFKQDTTYFDPSQAAFMINYRVQNIEGLVEKLRNEGVTIVDEIETFEYGKFVHVMDPEGNKLELWEPVDEVFEKEYSERANKE, from the coding sequence ATGTCAGATAAAGAACCAAAAATCACCGGGATCGGTGGCGTATTTTTCAAGTCTCAGAACTCAATATCCCTCAAAAACTGGTATGCCAAAAGTTTTTCTTTGAATGTGGATGAGTATGGCGCCCTTTTCGAAGCACGGCAATCCACGGATCCTGAAAAAATGCAATACCTCCAATGGGGCCCATTCAAACAGGACACAACCTATTTCGATCCATCGCAGGCAGCCTTCATGATCAATTACCGTGTCCAGAACATAGAAGGTCTGGTCGAAAAGCTTCGAAATGAAGGGGTAACCATCGTAGATGAAATCGAAACCTTTGAATATGGCAAGTTTGTGCATGTCATGGACCCGGAAGGCAACAAACTGGAATTGTGGGAGCCTGTAGATGAAGTCTTTGAAAAAGAGTATTCGGAAAGGGCTAATAAAGAATAG